A genome region from Naumovozyma castellii chromosome 5, complete genome includes the following:
- the NCAS0E03180 gene encoding uncharacterized protein, translated as MDKLFSSFKTTDLEKQDPAFVANEAISNDTTSEDDFSKTVSSEASNIAFLQKIATRLNAETRGIEPVRDDEKTDANIWNPCMLWYSANFVISAYAVGALGPMVFGLNFGITSLTIVFFNIIGVVPVAYFSLFGPELGLRQMVLSRYLVGNIVGRFFSFINCIACVGWCVLNSICSAQLLNMVNLHGHRCPFWAGIMVVVLGTILVTFFGIKVITAFERWSWVPNLAVFLVIIARLHKSGQFSGGKWTSGPTTAGNVLSLGCVAYGYAGAWATYSADYTVYMPRNTNKVKLFFGLCVALTVPLCFTMILGAAVGMGGVNNATWAKYYSSNGIGGLTYEVLVPNSVHGFGEFCCVLLALSTIANNTPNMYTLGFSFQAIWEPLARVPRAFCTLFGNAAVFVVGCCACYYFDSFMEKFMDTLAYYGAIYISLGMAEHLIFRKCSFKAYDVKDWKTFSKLPIGIAGGVGFFVAAFGVALGMCQSYWVGEIGRRIGKDGGDVGFEMGAAWGFIAYVLVRPLELKYFGR; from the coding sequence ATGGACAAGCTCTTCTCCTCGTTTAAAACTACTGACCTTGAAAAGCAAGATCCGGCGTTTGTTGCCAACGAAGCCATCTCAAATGACACTACTAGCGAGGATGACTTCTCAAAGACGGTATCCTCCGAGGCCTCCAATATCGCTTTTCTCCAAAAAATCGCTACTCGTCTGAACGCTGAGACACGAGGCATTGAGCCCGTGAGGGACGACGAAAAAACTGACGCAAATATATGGAACCCTTGCATGCTATGGTACTCAGCTAATTTCGTCATTTCTGCCTACGCAGTTGGTGCCCTGGGCCCAATGGTCTTTGGCTTGAATTTCGGTATCACTTCTTTGACCATCgtctttttcaatatcattgGGGTTGTGCCCGTCGCGTATTTTTCGCTCTTTGGCCCGGAACTGGGTCTGCGTCAGATGGTCCTATCCAGATACTTGGTGGGCAATATCGTTGGCAGGTTCTTCTCGTTCATTAATTGTATTGCGTGTGTTGGTTGGTGTGTGCTAAATAGTATTTGCTCTGCCCAGTTGTTGAACATGGTGAACCTGCACGGTCACCGGTGTCCATTCTGGGCGGGAATCATGGTCGTTGTGCTGGGTACCATTCTGGTGACATTTTTCGGGATAAAGGTCATCACTGCCTTTGAGAGGTGGTCATGGGTCCCAAACTTGGCAGTTTTCCTTGTTATTATTGCCAGACTACACAAATCAGGTCAATTTTCTGGCGGCAAGTGGACCTCTGGACCAACAACCGCCGGTAACGTGCTTTCTCTTGGTTGTGTCGCCTACGGCTATGCTGGTGCATGGGCCACTTATTCCGCAGATTATACAGTTTACATGCCAAGGAACACCAACAAggtaaaattattctttggGTTGTGTGTCGCTTTGACTGTTCCCCTGTGCTTCACCATGATTCTTGGAGCAGCCGTTGGTATGGGTGGGGTGAACAATGCCACTTGGGCAAAATATTACTCGTCAAATGGGATCGGTGGGTTGACATACGAGGTACTTGTCCCCAACTCTGTTCATGGTTTTGGGGAGTTCTGTTGCGTTCTCTTGGCCCTCTCGACCATTGCAAACAACACTCCAAACATGTATACCCTGGGGTTCTCATTCCAAGCCATTTGGGAGCCCCTAGCAAGAGTGCCAAGAGCCTTCTGCACCCTCTTTGGGAATGCCGCTGTATTTGTTGTAGGCTGTTGTGCCTGCTACTACTTCGACAGCTTCATGGAGAAGTTCATGGACACACTGGCGTACTACGGTGCCATCTATATTTCCCTAGGTATGGCTGAGCATCTGATCTTCAGAAAGTGCAGCTTCAAGGCCTACGATGTCAAGGACTGGAAGACTTTTTCCAAGTTACCCATTGGCATTGCTGGTGGTGTTGGCTTTTTTGTCGCTGCCTTTGGGGTGGCTCTTGGTATGTGCCAGTCGTACTGGGTTGGTGAGATTGGTCGTCGTATTGGTAAGGACGGTGGTGATGTTGGGTTTGAGATGGGTGCCGCTTGGGGCTTTATTGCCTATGTTCTTGTAAGGCCTTTGGAACTAAAGTATTTTGGTCGTTGA
- the NCAS0E03130 gene encoding uncharacterized protein (ancestral locus Anc_7.229) — MQDFSVFISVFAFFFIFYYGAHSVTINKNKFDVPNLI; from the coding sequence atgCAAGACTTTAGTGTTTTTATAAGTGTTTTTGcctttttctttatcttctaCTATGGTGCACACAGCGTTACCATTAACAAAAATAAGTTTGATGTCCCTAATTTGATATAA
- the NCAS0E03170 gene encoding cytosine permease, with the protein MMQEGSQTTDSFEMFDVEKDAPAFKNPEKVLVETNSEEQFSVEESDKIPKTKLSFLNDLAGRLNAETKGIDPVTDEEKNDPSILNATTMWFSANLVLSAYAIGGLGPLVFDLNFGTCVLTIIFFNILGLLPVAFFSLFGAELGMRQMVLSRFLVGNVTGRIFSLFNCIACIGWCVLNSVCAAQLLNMVNQGPHKCPLWAGVLIVVSGTVIITFFGHKVIHLYEKWSWIPNFAIFLVIIARLHLSGNFSGGEWTSGPTTAGSVLSFGSAVFGFATGWTTYAADYTVYMPWNTNKFKIFFSLVAGLSFPLFFCLILGAASAMGAVNNPNWNDYYQKNGMGGVTYAILVPDSLHGFGAFCCVLLALSTVANNIPNMYTIALSVQALWEPLAKVPRVVWTMAGNAATLAIAIPACYYFDGFMENFMNSIGYYLAIYSAIALPEHFIFRRGFKGYNIEDWNNNSKLPIGIAGCIALVVGAFGVALGMSQTYWVGEIARHIGEYGGDIGFELGAGWAFVVYVILRPLEIKYFGR; encoded by the coding sequence ATGATGCAAGAAGGTTCCCAAACTACAGATTCGTTCGAAATGTTTGACGTGGAGAAGGATGCTCCGGCATTCAAGAATCCTGAAAAGGTTTTGGTGGAAACAAATAGTGAGGAACAATTTTCAGTAGAGGAGAGTGATAAAATACCAAAAACCAAGCTTTCGTTCCTAAATGATCTTGCTGGTCGTCTTAATGCCGAGACGAAAGGTATTGATCCAGTGACCGATGAGGAAAAGAATGATCCTTCGATTCTTAACGCCACTACGATGTGGTTTTCTGCAAATCTAGTCCTTTCAGCATACGCTATTGGTGGATTAGGTCCTCTAgtttttgatttaaattttggtACCTGTGTTCTTAcaatcattttctttaatatacTAGGGCTACTTCCTGTAGCGTTTTTCTCCTTATTTGGTGCAGAATTGGGGATGAGACAAATGGTTTTATCAAGATTTCTAGTCGGTAATGTTACTGGTagaattttttctttgtttaaCTGTATCGCATGTATTGGGTGGTGTGTTTTGAACAGTGTTTGTGCCGcacaattattaaatatggTGAATCAAGGTCCACATAAATGTCCCTTATGGGCTGGTGTATTAATTGTTGTCTCTGGTACTGTCATAATTACATTTTTTGGGCATAAGGTTATTCACTTGTATGAAAAATGGTCATGGATTCCAAATTTCGCAATCTTCCTTGTTATTATTGCTCGTCTACATTTATCTGGTAATTTCTCAGGTGGTGAATGGACATCAGGACCAACTACTGCAGGTAGTGTCCTTTCCTTTGGTTCAGCCGTCTTTGGGTTTGCCACTGGTTGGACTACTTATGCTGCTGATTATACAGTCTACATGCCATGGAATACaaacaaattcaagattttcttttccttagTTGCAGGTTTATCTTTCCCACTATTTTTCTGTTTAATTCTAGGTGCTGCTTCAGCCATGGGTGCCGTCAACAATCCAAATTGGAACGATTACTATCAAAAGAACGGGATGGGTGGTGTTACTTACGCTATCTTGGTCCCAGACTCCCTACATGGATTTGGTGCCTTCTGTTGTGTCCTTCTAGCTCTTTCTACTGTGGCAAATaacattccaaatatgTACACTATTGCCTTATCTGTTCAAGCTTTATGGGAACCATTAGCTAAAGTTCCAAGAGTCGTATGGACTATGGCTGGTAATGCAGCCACTTTAGCCATCGCCATTCCCGCATGTTACTACTTTGATGGGTTTATGGAAAACTTTATGAATTCCATTGGGTACTATTTAGCTATTTACAGTGCTATTGCTTTACCTGaacatttcatttttaGACGTGGATTTAAAGGTTACAATATCGAAGACTGGAAcaataattccaaattaCCAATTGGTATTGCAGGGTGCATTGCTCTAGTCGTGGGTGCATTTGGGGTCGCTCTTGGTATGAGTCAGACTTACTGGGTCGGTGAAATTGCACGTCATATTGGTGAATACGGTGGTGATATTGGATTTGAACTGGGTGCCGGTTGGGCTTTCGTTGTTTACGTTATTTTAAGACCATTGGAAATAAAATACTTTGGTCGCTAA
- the GIP2 gene encoding Gip2p (ancestral locus Anc_7.230), which translates to MYIKAENRKNVLPPPIETKAEKDKRGSDTHHGHNSKSHIIDEVIENKDEHEDFSHDANAECSSPTFEEFTHMTNKIGGERKTSLNSLNSMDFLYKPQRVTQMNVDKFPEEEVKRNTDLNKNIRLVTSGSVAKDEEETGREYMSPIDLPEISPRSTIQSSEFIQNNKTQEGVDERYDGITPLSPIYKKSGELLKSSLKRRSKSLPSTSEILQKSLRFENDAMEMVRSKSVHFDQKAPVKYFREDESPSTVNMMAEFDNLLNLMHKPVNRVFEYGDKELAALGLDKVGDTAVNKGAETKLRKSKRFQNVIKDKKKDNDANGNANGNDNDNINDRENNKKKIKNEDSENEIRRVSDAIADNLKINTKKNNKIVTNPYSNSKRMNVITHTKVVGLYNINFPILSNKNPKSLKLNIFIKLSKDKKCFLQEVTLHIEKENPLKRLLPANGSNSEFGQGSIIQRSTRLITGKILVKNIFYDKRVIVRYTWNDWRTVHDVECIWVSDGDGIVPGTNMDVFRFLIDDANKLEARAKLEFCIQYTARNDTERLEYWDNNDGKNYKVGVIMNGFTNPFALN; encoded by the coding sequence ATGTATATTAAAGCAGAGAATAGAAAGAATGTTCTTCCTCCACCAATTGAAACGAAAGCAGAGAAAGATAAGAGAGGTTCGGATACACATCATGGACATAACAGTAAAAGTCATATTATAGATGAAGTTATTGAGAATAAAGATGAGCACGAAGATTTCTCTCATGATGCAAATGCTGAATGCTCTTCTCCTACATTTGAAGAGTTTACTCACATGACAAATAAAATTGGGGGTGAAAGGAAAACGTCgttaaattctttaaactCGATGGATTTCCTCTATAAACCGCAAAGAGTGACTCAAATGAACGTAGATAAGTTtcctgaagaagaagttaagAGGAATACTGatttaaacaaaaatataaggTTAGTGACTTCTGGGAGTGTTGCTAAGGATGAGGAGGAAACAGGGAGAGAATATATGTCACCAATTGATTTACCTGAAATATCACCGAGATCCACTATTCAATCTTCtgaatttattcaaaataataagacACAGGAAGGTGTTGATGAACGCTACGATGGTATAACCCCACTTTCACCGATTTATAAGAAATCGGGAGAGCTGTTAAAAAGTTCACTAAAGAGAAGGTCTAAATCATTACCATCAACTTctgaaattcttcaaaaaagtcttagatttgaaaatgatgctATGGAGATGGTTAGGAGTAAGAGTGTTCATTTTGATCAAAAAGCTCCTGTGAAATACTTTAGAGAAGATGAAAGTCCTAGTACGGTTAATATGATGgctgaatttgataatttgtTGAATCTCATGCATAAACCAGTGAATAgagtttttgaatatgGAGACAAGGAATTGGCTGCTTTAGGATTAGATAAAGTTGGTGATACTGCTGTAAATAAAGGTGCAGAAACTAAATTAAGGAAAAGTAAAAGATTTCAGAATGTTATTAAGGATAAGAAAAAGGATAATGATGCTAATGGTAATGCTAATggtaatgataatgataatattaatgatagagaaaataataaaaagaaaatcaaaaatgaagattctgaaaatgaaattagGAGAGTCTCTGATGCAATTGCAgataatttaaagattaATACgaaaaagaacaataaaATCGTAACGAATCCATACTCAAATTCCAAACGAATGAATGTGATAACTCATACCAAAGTTGTTGGTTTGTATAATATCAATTTCCCCATTTTGAGTAATAAGAATCCCAAGAGtttaaaattgaacatttttatcaaattatCCAAAGATAAGAAATGTTTCTTACAAGAGGTAACTTTacatattgaaaaggaaaatcCCCTGAAACGATTGTTACCAGCGAATGGATCAAATTCAGAATTTGGGCAAGGTAGTATAATACAAAGGAGTACAAGGTTAATTACGGGTAAGATTCTTGTTAAGAACATATTCTATGATAAGAGAGTTATAGTTAGATACACATGGAACGATTGGAGGACTGTGCATGATGTTGAATGTATATGGGTTAGTGATGGAGATGGAATTGTACCAGGAACGAATATGGATGTTTTCCGTTTCTTAATCGATGATGCTAACAAGTTGGAAGCCAGGGCCAAGCTAGAATTTTGCATACAATATACCGCTCGTAATGATACCGAGCGTCTTGAGTATTGGGACAATAATGACGGTAAGAACTACAAAGTGGGAGTTATCATGAATGGGTTTACCAATCCATTTGCACTCAATTga
- the HIS1 gene encoding ATP phosphoribosyltransferase (ancestral locus Anc_7.232), protein MDLVNHLNDRLLFAIPKKGRLYEKSVTILNGSDIKFHRSQRLDIALCTTLPIALIFLPAADIPMFVGEGRCDLGITGVDQVREAKMDVDLPIDLKFGSCKLQVQVPVNGPYTKPEQLIGKTIVSSFTNLTEEYFAKLEGVPAEKMTTKVKYVGGSVEASCALGVADAIVDLVESGETMRAAGLIDIATVLETSAHVIESKNPRSDKDLIETIKSRIEGVITAQRYVCCNYNAPEDKLSQLLTITPGRRGPTISKIDSDGWVAVNSMIERSKKGEIMDELKKKGAADIMVFEISNCRV, encoded by the coding sequence atGGATTTGGTAAACCACCTAAACGATAGACTATTATTTGCTATCCCTAAAAAGGGACGTCTTTATGAAAAGAGTGTTACGATATTAAATGGCTCTGATATAAAATTCCACCGTTCACAGAGATTAGATATCGCATTATGTACTACATTACCAATTGCACTTATTTTCTTACCTGCAGCAGATATCCCTATGTTTGTTGGTGAGGGTAGATGTGATCTTGGTATTACTGGTGTGGACCAAGTTCGCGAAGCCAAGATGGATGTAGACTTACctattgatttgaaatttggtaGTTGTAAATTACAAGTGCAAGTACCTGTTAACGGACCATATACTAAACCTGAACAATTAATTGGTAAGACTATTGTTTCCAGTTTCACTAATTTGACTGAAGAATACTTTGCTAAATTGGAAGGTGTTCCAGCAGAAAAGATGACTACTAAAGTTAAATATGTGGGTGGTTCCGTGGAAGCTTCATGTGCCTTAGGTGTTGCTGATGCCATCGTGGATCTTGTAGAGAGTGGTGAAACCATGCGTGCCGCAGGATTGATCGATATTGCCACTGTCTTGGAGACCAGTGCTCATGTCATTGAATCTAAGAACCCAAGAAGCGATAAAGATTTGATTGAGACTATTAAATCCAGAATTGAAGGTGTTATTACTGCGCAAAGATACGTTTGTTGTAATTATAACGCCCCAGAAGATAAGTTGTCCCAATTACTCACAATCACACCCGGTAGAAGAGGTCCAACGATCTCCAAGATAGATTCCGATGGTTGGGTTGCTGTAAACTCGATGATCGAAAGAAGCAAGAAGGGTGAGATCATGGAcgaattgaagaagaaaggtGCTGCTGACATAATGGTCTTTGAGATCTCCAATTGTCGtgtttaa
- the NCAS0E03160 gene encoding cytosine permease, which yields MSSLSDKNVYEIQDLEMDLERNSEFSNLPNDKKIDLGPTFSNEPASFIEITEETGSKFSFFNRLASQLNAETKGIERITDEEKTDGSILDATSMWFSANMVISAYTLGGIGPLVYGLNFGTCVLTIIFFSILGLLPVAFFSIFGAKFGLRQMVLSRFLIGNSTARIIAVINVISSVGWGVVNSVASSQLLNMVNQGHHSCPLWAGCVIIIGATILVTFFGYSYIHAYERWSWVPNFAVFLVIIARLHMSGNFSGGEWTSGPTTAGNVLSFGCAIFGFATGWTVYAADYTVYMPRDTNKFKIFFSLVGGLSFPLFFCLILGAASAMGAVNNPTWNDYYQNNGMGGVTYAILVPDSLHGFGEFCCVLLALSTIANNIPNMYSIGLAVQAIWEPLAKVPRAIWTLAGNAATLAISIPACYYFDGFMEDFMNSIGYYLAIYSATALAEHFIFRRGFKGYNVEDWDDNSKLPMGIAGCAALFVGAFGVALGMSQTYWVGEIARHIGEYGGDIGFELGAGWAFVVYVILRPLEIKYIGR from the coding sequence ATGTCATCATTATCTGACAAGAATGTTTATGAAATTCAAGACTTAGAAATGGATCTTGAAAGAAATTCAGagttttccaatttaccTAATGACAAGAAAATTGACTTAGGTCCCACATTCTCCAATGAGCCAGCTTCATTCATCGAAATCACCGAAGAGACAGGTTCAAAGTTTTCATTCTTCAACAGACTTGCATCCCAATTAAATGCAGAAACAAAAGGTATTGAACGAATtactgatgaagaaaaaacagATGGTTCCATCTTAGATGCTACTTCAATGTGGTTTTCAGCCAATATGGTTATTTCTGCTTATACTCTAGGTGGGATTGGACCATTAGTTTACGGTTTAAATTTCGGTACTTGCGTACTCACgatcatcttctttagtATTCTTGGGTTATTACCAGTGGcctttttttcaatatttggtGCAAAGTTCGGTTTGAGACAAATGGTTCTGTCACGTTTTCTTATTGGTAACTCCACAGCTAGAATTATTGCCGTAATCAATGTGATTTCTAGTGTGGGATGGGGTGTTGTTAACTCAGTTGCCTCTTCACAATTGTTGAATATGGTTAATCAAGGACATCATAGCTGCCCTCTCTGGGCTGGATGTGTGATTATCATAGGAGCAACAATCCTAGTTACCTTCTTTGGTTATAGTTATATCCATGCTTACGAAAGATGGTCATGGGTTCCCAATTTTGCGGTCTTCCTTGTTATTATTGCTCGTTTGCACATGTCAGGTAATTTTTCCGGTGGTGAATGGACCTCTGGGCCTACCACTGCTGGCAATGTTCTTTCCTTTGGATGCGCAATATTTGGGTTTGCCACTGGTTGGACTGTTTATGCTGCAGATTATACAGTTTATATGCCAAGAGATACAAATAAGTTCaagattttcttctccCTGGTGGGAGGTTTATCTTTTCCATTATTCTTTTGCTTGATTCTAGGTGCTGCCTCAGCCATGGGTGCCGTTAACAACCCAACTTGGAACGATTACTATCAAAATAACGGGATGGGTGGTGTTACTTATGCTATTTTGGTCCCAGATTCCCTACATGGATTTGGCGAATTTTGTTGTGTACTATTGGCGTTATCGACAATTgctaataatattccaaacATGTACAGTATTGGCCTTGCTGTGCAAGCTATTTGGGAACCGCTAGCCAAAGTTCCCCGAGCCATTTGGACTTTAGCCGGGAACGCAGCAACATTGGCTATTTCCATACCTGCATGCTACTACTTTGACGGATTCATGGAAGATTTCATGAACTCAATCGGATATTATTTGGCCATTTATAGTGCCACTGCATTGGCTGaacatttcatttttaGACGCGGATTTAAAGGCTATAATGTGGAAGATTGGGATGATAATTCCAAATTACCGATGGGCATTGCTGGTTGTGCTGCATTATTTGTTGGTGCATTTGGTGTTGCACTTGGCATGAGTCAAACCTACTGGGTCGGTGAAATTGCACGTCATATTGGTGAATACGGTGGTGATATTGGATTTGAACTGGGTGCCGGTTGGGCTTTTGTTGTTTACGTTATCTTGAGACCATTGGAAATAAAATACATTGGCCGCTAA
- the PIC2 gene encoding Cu/Pi carrier (ancestral locus Anc_7.228), translating into MSKTKSPIELYTKEYYAACTLGGIVACGPTHSSVTPLDLIKCRLQVDPTLYRSNTSGIIQILKKEGLGKLFTGVGATCIGYSLQGAGKYGGYELFKRLYSTHLVKDEATAYKYRTSIYLLSSATAEFFADIMLCPFEAIKVKQQTTMPPWCNNVIEGWKKMYAKEGLNGFYKGITPLWCRQIPYTMCKFTSFERIVEAIYARLPTKKSEMSALQQISVSFVGGYMAGILCAIVSHPADVMVSKINNERKVNESMNVALKRIYSRIGFVGLWNGLPVRILMIGTLTSFQWLIYDSFKAYVGLPTSG; encoded by the coding sequence ATGTCTAAGACAAAATCCCCCATTGAACTATATACCAAAGAATATTATGCTGCTTGTACATTAGGTGGTATTGTTGCATGTGGTCCCACACATTCTTCCGTAACACCATTagatttaataaaatgTAGACTACAGGTGGACCCGACACTTTATAGATCAAACACCTCAGGTATCATacaaattttgaaaaaggAAGGTCTGGGTAAACTTTTCACAGGTGTGGGTGCCACCTGTATAGGTTATTCGTTACAAGGTGCCGGTAAATATGGTGGTTATGAATTGTTCAAAAGACTTTACTCCACTCACCTAGTGAAGGATGAAGCCACTGCCTATAAATATAGAACTTCCATTTATTTACTATCTTCTGCCACTGCTGAATTCTTTGCTGATATAATGCTTTGTCCCTTTGAAGCCATCAAAGTGAAACAACAAACGACAATGCCTCCATGGTGTAATAATGTCATTGAAGGTTGGAAGAAAATGTATGCTAAGGAGGGACTTAATGGATTTTATAAAGGTATTACACCACTTTGGTGCAGACAGATTCCATACACCATGTGTAAGTTTACctcatttgaaagaattgtaGAAGCTATTTATGCAAGATTACCTACCAAGAAGAGTGAAATGTCCGCATTACAGCAAATCTCCGTCAGTTTTGTTGGTGGGTATATGGCAGGTATATTATGTGCCATTGTTTCTCATCCCGCAGATGTGATGGTTTCCAAgatcaataatgaaagaaaggTGAATGAGTCGATGAATGTTGCCTTAAAGAGAATCTACAGTAGAATTGGGTTTGTCGGACTATGGAACGGGTTACCCGTGAGAATCCTAATGATTGGTACACTAACAAGTTTCCAATGGTTGATATACGATTCTTTCAAGGCCTATGTGGGGTTGCCAACCTCCGGTTAG
- the CEM1 gene encoding fatty acid synthase CEM1 (ancestral locus Anc_7.242), whose product MSRRVVVTGLGCATPLGNTLRESWKNLLKSKSGIVPITSLENYESDYEPFAKHIPRTISVGRIPTPTESDQQELDQLFTSQEERRYSKFIKLAIQSTYEALKSANLLTHKSSPSNPEIDITHCNMEKFGCVIGSGIGSISDIYSTTLQFQNGKKISPYFVPKILTNMAAGNVSIKFNLRGLSHSVSTACATGNNSIGDAYNFIRLGMQDICVAGASEASIHPLSLAGFLRAKSITTDGISRPFDLERSGFVLGEGAGMVVLESLEHAKKRNAKIFCEIKGYGLSSDAYHITSPPSDGNGARRAMDMAINSSSISRDEIDYVNAHATSTPVGDITEVKAIYSSFINENIFDKSNTRTKPLYVSSNKGSIGHLLGAAGAVESIFTIMSLREKIIPHTLNLAHPIEEVSSELLELVMDEPASPKQVNSALCNSFGFGGVNTALLFSKYNNC is encoded by the coding sequence ATGTCAAGAAGAGTTGTTGTGACCGGATTGGGCTGCGCTACACCATTAGGTAATACCCTTCGAGAGTCatggaaaaatttattaaaatccAAGTCTGGAATCGTGCCTATTACATCATTGGAAAACTATGAATCAGATTATGAACCATTTGCAAAACACATCCCAAGAACTATTTCGGTAGGAAGGATTCCCACTCCAACAGAGAGTGATCAGCAGGAACTTGATCAATTATTTACCTCCCAGGAGGAACGAAGATATTCGAAATTTATTAAACTAGCTATACAATCTACCTATGAGGCCTTGAAGAGTGCTAATCTATTAACACACAAATCATCCCCTTCGAATCCCGAGATTGATATAACGCATTGTAATATGGAGAAATTCGGTTGTGTGATAGGGTCCGGAATAGGTTCCATCAGTGATATATATTCAACaactcttcaatttcaaaacgGTAAGAAAATATCACCCTATTTTGTTCCGAAGATCTTAACTAATATGGCGGCTGGTAACGTCTCAATTAAGTTTAATCTACGGGGACTGTCACACAGCGTTTCGACAGCATGTGCAACTGGGAATAATTCCATTGGAGACGCGTATAACTTTATCAGACTTGGAATGCAAGATATCTGTGTAGCAGGTGCCAGTGAAGCAAGCATACACCCATTAAGTTTGGCGGGATTCTTGAGGGCAAAGAGCATTACGACAGATGGAATTTCCAGACCTTTCGATTTAGAGAGAAGTGGATTTGTTCTGGGGGAAGGTGCAGGGATGGTTGTGCTAGAATCATTGGAGCATGctaagaaaagaaatgCGAAGATATTTTGCGAGATCAAGGGCTATGGTTTAAGCAGTGATGCCTATCATATAACCTCACCTCCATCAGATGGTAATGGTGCCAGAAGAGCAATGGATATGGCCATTAATTCCTCTAGTATTTCAAGGGACGAAATAGATTATGTAAATGCACATGCCACATCAACACCAGTGGGAGATATCACAGAAGTAAAAGCAATATATTCATCCTTCATAAATGAGAATATCTTTGATAAATCCAATACCAGGACGAAGCCATTATATGTTTCCAGTAATAAAGGTTCTATCGGACATTTATTAGGAGCTGCTGGTGCCGTGGAGAGCATATTTACTATAATGTCATTGagagaaaaaataataccTCATACGTTGAATTTAGCTCATCCAATAGAAGAAGTCAGTTCGGAGTTGTTAGAACTGGTAATGGATGAGCCCGCATCACCAAAACAAGTAAATTCTGCTCTTTGTAACAGTTTTGGGTTTGGTGGTGTTAACACAGCGTTATTATTTAGTAAATACAACAATTGTTAG